The Bacteroides sp. AN502(2024) DNA segment AGAAACCGGAAGAAACTCTGTCAATCCTTCTACAATAGCAATAATAATCGTCTCAAGTGTCGTTAAATCACCCATTTTTATTCTCCTGTTTTTTGTGTTTTAGGTCTTCGCAATACGGCATAAATCATAGATAAGAAGCCAAACAGGCAAACGACCGGCGCTACCTTGATTCTACGCACACTGAAAATATCAGGTTCAAAAGAGGTTTCGGACGATGTAGGTCCCGTCATCAATATAAAACCGATAATAACAATCGCCATCCCTATCGCGAGCAAGATAAAGTTCACTTTATCAAAGGCAAATTTCTGCTTGTCAGACATAGTTTATTTAATTACAAATTACTAATTACAATCATTCCCATCATCTATCAGTCGGGCGTTACGGATGCTAATCATACAAAC contains these protein-coding regions:
- a CDS encoding DUF3098 domain-containing protein is translated as MSDKQKFAFDKVNFILLAIGMAIVIIGFILMTGPTSSETSFEPDIFSVRRIKVAPVVCLFGFLSMIYAVLRRPKTQKTGE